A region from the Bombyx mori chromosome 15, ASM3026992v2 genome encodes:
- the LOC101741948 gene encoding serine/arginine repetitive matrix protein 5, whose protein sequence is MISDESSSDSETGRFKCQKPKDEQSHQREDRYRPTERNRNIENRFNREYVKRREEVSRFDRKIRDKDRHRSTRISPKRRHSKERSPPRRRLDDPHPKEERSPYRSRERYRHDRISRPDSKPRDHRSSSKDRKRSSRSRSHKLNERKRDLKDEIRQAITPKPNKLEKQSRESLSLSPNIKGKRSEVYKAPPTSLKRKSDSPIIVEDNDSDKSTEVQPGSYYSMIPAIIKDKTEESSEIDSSDDEKLRAKLLNLEKKLHKTKKRKHKKRHSKKNSKSPERELDNPTLAEVTSTTDIQNKIQTEEHTHLEEVAIEVTSTQKSTKKESSEEGEIFSEDSQEIVDIDPMDLRHKLLSLKSTTQKMDVCGPALPPHLQDRYSSKKSSEKEKTGIQTSTNMGPSIPDDMRKVLATREVIKYESSDEDSCVGPLPVGSEQKYSDAHKRLEERALDMKLKQIEGHSVTKKVKHREQWMLELPEAKAKYLGLEARSFRAKQGPDMTDRSSWTDNPEDKARKAAGQVKEEDAASALQREAKSRQIETRDKEQEDAVKKHKKKHKREESLLELHQKKLKKKKKKEEKEDDKKERRPFSRDVDLQVNRFDEAQKRSIIKKAQDLNNRFSKGEAKYL, encoded by the exons ATGATTTCTGATGAGTCCAGCAGTGATTCAGAAACAGGTAGATTTAAATGTCAAAAACCAAAGGATGAACAATCTCATCAAAGGGAAGATCGATACCGACCTACTGAAAGAAATAGGAATATAGAAAACAGATTTAACAGAGAATATGTTAAAAGAAGAGAGGAAGTTAGTCGATTTGATAGGAAAATACGAGACAAAGATAGACATCGAAGTACACGAATTTCACCTAAGAGAAGACATTCTAAAGAGAGAAGCCCTCCACGAAGGCGGTTAGATGACCCCCATCCTAAGGAAGAGAGGAGCCCCTACAGATCTCGTGAAAGATATAGACATGACAGAATCTCCAGACCTGATTCTAAGCCCAGAGATCATAGAAGTAGTAGTAAAGACAGGAAGAGAAGCTCTAGATCAAGATCACATAAATTAAATGAACGAAAGAGAGATTTGAAAGATGAAATTAGGCAAGCCATCACCCCTAAACCCAATAAACTGGAAAAGCAATCGAGAGAAAGCCTATCCTTGTCTCCTAATATTAAAGGAAAACGTTCTGAAGTCTATAAAGCTCCACCTACATCTCTGAAAAGAAAAAGTGATAGTCCAATTATAGTTGAAGACAATGATAGTGACAAATCAACTGAAGTTCAACCTGGATCCTACTATAGTATGATACCAGCTATAATTAAAGACAAAACAGAAGAGTCCAGTGAAATAGACTCCTCTGATGACGAGAAACTGAGAGCCAAACTCTTAAATTTAGAAAAGAAGctgcataaaacaaaaaaaagaaaacacaaaaagagacattcaaaaaaaaattcaaaatcgcCAGAGCGAGAATTAGATAATCCAACATTGGCAGAAGTTACAAGCACCACAGATAtccaaaataaaatacagactGAAGAACACACACACCTTGAGGAAGTTGCCATTGAGGTGACTTCTACTCAGAAAAGTACTAAAAAAGAGAGCAGTGAAGAAGGAGAAATATTTAGTGAAGATTCTCAAGAAATAGTGGACATTGATCCAATGGATTTAAGACACAAATTGCTTTCACTCAAAAGTACAACACAGAAAATGGATGTGTGCGGACCAGCTCTCCCACCACATTTGCAAGATCGGTACAGTAGTAAAAAATCttcagaaaaagaaaaaacaggAATCCAGACGTCTACTAACATGG GTCCTTCCATTCCTGACGACATGCGTAAAGTATTAGCTACAAGAGAAGTCATCAAATATGAAAGTTCCGATGAGGATTCCTGTGTTGGTCCTTTGCCAGTTGGTTCAGAACAGAAATATTCTGACGCCCACAAACGTCTGGAGGAGCGTGCTTTAGATATGAAACTTAAACAGATAGAAGGCCATTCGGTAACTAAAAAAGTTAAACACCGTGAACAATGGATGTTGGAACTTCCTGAAGCCAAGGCTAAATATTTAGGATTAGAAGCACGAAGCTTTAGAGCGAAACAAGGACCAGACATGACTGATAG GTCAAGTTGGACAGATAACCCCGAGGATAAAGCTAGAAAAGCAGCGGGTCAAGTTAAAGAAGAAGATGCAGCGTCTGCGTTGCAACGCGAGGCTAAGTCCCGACAAATAGAAACCAGGGACAAAGAACAGGAAGATGCTGTGAA aAAACATAAAAAGAAACACAAAAGGGAGGAAAGCTTACTAGAGCTACACCAGAAGAAgctgaagaaaaagaaaaag aaAGAGGAAAAAGAGGATGACAAGAAAGAGCGCCGGCCGTTCAGTCGCGACGTCGACTTGCAGGTGAACCGATTCGATGAAGCACAAAAGCGTTCGATCATCAAGAAAGCTCAAGACTTGAACAATAGATTTTCGAAGGGCGAAGCTAAATACTTATAA
- the LOC101741799 gene encoding phosphatidate cytidylyltransferase, mitochondrial — MVSTAAKTFGSIIRDVSPIYYRILSKFPQNFTFCFAYGSAVKPQVGNQNKHNMIDLIYCVDNSYRWHGSNIEQNPSHYSALRFLGKGFVARFQENWGAKVYFNTLVELKEENVTIKYGVVSQKDLVGDLLDWTDLYLAGRLHKPVEIIKQTNSSQLQSALQSNLRSAVHTALLILPETFSEYDFYFAISNLSYAGDFRMTFGENKNKVRNIVQPQLVNFRELYRPILQQFHTYVDFPSGDAQCHQDLHPETKLHHLMQLPMVPQQRIVKFWNHGGPQQDMEDVLRAVAYDIDCPVILRQILKDLVWQSSVRQSLKGILTAGFLKSLRYSVKKIAKMF; from the coding sequence ATGGTATCTACCGCCGCTAAAACATTTGGCAGCATAATCAGAGATGTGTCACCGATTTACTATAGAATCCTCTCCAAATTTCCTCAAAACTTCACATTTTGCTTCGCATATGGCTCTGCTGTGAAACCACAAGTCGGAAATCAGAATAAACATAACATGATCGACCTCATATACTGCGTCGATAACTCTTATAGATGGCACGGATCTAACATTGAACAAAATCCATCGCATTATTCAGCACTTCGATTTCTAGGCAAAGGATTTGTTGCAAGATTCCAGGAGAATTGGGGGGCGAAAGTATATTTCAACACCCTTGTTgaattaaaagaagaaaatgtgACAATCAAGTATGGTGTTGTTTCTCAAAAGGACTTAGTTGGTGATCTACTCGACTGGACTGACTTATACCTTGCGGGCCGTCTACACAAACCAGTAGAGATCATTAAACAAACCAACAGTTCTCAATTGCAAAGTGCTTTACAATCCAATCTACGCTCTGCAGTTCACACAGCGCTACTTATTCTACCAGAAACATTTTCTGAATATGACTTCTATTTTGCCATTTCTAATTTGAGTTATGCTGGAGATTTTAGAATGACATTTGGGGAGAACAAAAACAAAGTGAGAAACATTGTCCAGCCCCAGTTAGTAAATTTTCGTGAACTGTACAGACCTATCTTGCAACAATTCCATACATATGTAGACTTTCCCTCGGGTGATGCTCAGTGCCATCAAGATTTACATCCAGAAACAAAATTACATCACCTCATGCAGCTACCAATGGTGCCACAACAAAGAATAGTCAAGTTCTGGAACCATGGTGGTCCTCAACAAGATATGGAGGATGTGTTACGTGCTGTAGCATATGATATTGATTGTCCTGTGATATTAAGGCAGATTTTAAAGGACTTAGTTTGGCAATCAAGCGTACGACAATCATTAAAAGGCATTTTAACAGCTGGTTTCTTAAAGTCTTTACGCtacagtgtaaaaaaaattgccaaaatGTTTTAA
- the LOC101741427 gene encoding lethal(2)neighbour of tid protein isoform X2, which translates to MFKKIFTWCYFKNLLLNPSQLLLVSLLIIVTELVLNILIVEKVPYTEIDWKAYMQECEGFLNGTLDYSKLRGDTGPLVYPAGFVYIYSFLYLITNQGENIKLAQYIFIGIYLLQLTLVFRIYLKAKKVPPYVLILVILTSYRIHSIYVLRLFNDPIAVLLLYVSLNFFLESKWFLGSLFYSLGVSVKMNILLYAPALFFFYLVNLGLKLTLVQLLICGSVQVLLGLPFLISNPVSYIKGSFDIGRVFNHTWTVNYRFLDSEIFENKFFHLSLLLIHVLLLVVFIPMCVKYFQSYCRLRYVQKQVQPQIDAKNHEKKKKLKMETKLKTGKKINEKEVITKEQEEFLTSFEAMLKKSSRKSVKQPVSKPTETSDYSIDFDILTQLFILPMFIVNFIGVVCARSLHYQFYSWYFHSLPYILWSNNFSTIFRFLLLALVEMCWNTYPSTIFSSVTLHICHVAILYGVYKKMSNELKTVAKLD; encoded by the coding sequence atgtttaaaaaaatcttcactTGGTGCTACTTCAAGAATTTGCTACTAAATCCATCGCAACTTTTATTGGTGTCGTTACTGATAATAGTGACCGAACTAGTGCTTAATATATTGATCGTGGAAAAGGTGCCGTACACTGAAATAGATTGGAAAGCTTATATGCAAGAATGTGAAGGATTTTTAAATGGTACTCTAGATTATAGCAAGCTTCGTGGTGACACTGGCCCGCTCGTGTACCCAGCAGGCTTTGTGTATATTTActcttttctttatttaatcaCAAATCAAggagaaaatataaaacttgctcaatatatatttataggtaTTTACTTATTACAATTAACTTTAGTTttcagaatttatttaaaagccaAAAAAGTGCCTCCATATGTTCTAATTTTAGTTATATTAACATCTTATAGAATACATTCTATTTATGTGCTGAGACTTTTTAATGATCCAATTGCAGTACTGTTGTTATATGTATCATTGAATTTCTTTTTAGAATCCAAATGGTTTTTAGGAAGCTTATTCTACAGCCTGGGTGTTTCTGTTAAAATGAATATACTTTTGTATGCTCCtgcattgtttttcttttatttagttaatttagGCTTAAAGCTAACTTTAGTTCAACTTTTGATCTGTGGTTCTGTGCAAGTTTTATTAGGTTTACCTTTTTTAATCAGCAATCCTGTTTCATATATAAAAGGTAGTTTTGACATTGGACGTGTCTTTAATCATACTTGGACAGTGAACTACAGATTTCTAGATagtgaaatatttgaaaataaattttttcatttgtctttgttattaaTACATGTTTTATTATTGGTTGTGTTTATACCTATGtgtgtaaaatattttcaaagctATTGTCGTCTTCGTTATGTTCAAAAACAAGTACAACCTCAGATAGATGCGAAAAAtcatgaaaagaaaaagaaattgaaaatggaaacaaaactaaaaacaggaaagaaaataaatgaaaaggaGGTAATCACAAAAGAACAAGAAGAATTCTTAACGTCATTTGAAgcaatgttaaaaaaatcttcaagaAAATCTGTAAAGCAACCAGTTAGCAAACCAACAGAAACAAGTGATTACAGTATAGACTTTGATATTTTAACTCAGTTGTTTATCCTTCCAatgtttattgtaaattttattggtGTTGTGTGTGCAAGAAGCCTACATTATCAGTTCTATTCATGGTATTTTCACAGTTTGCCATATATTCTTTGGTCCAATAATTTTTCAACTATTTTCAGATTCCTACTACTGGCTTTAGTTGAAATGTGTTGGAATACATATCCAAGTACAATATTCTCAAGTGTTACACTACACATTTGCCATGTGGCTATATTGTAtggtgtttataaaaaaatgtcaaatgaACTGAAAACTGTAGCAAAACTAGATTAA
- the LOC101737391 gene encoding cyclin-C yields the protein MAGNFWQSSHHQQWILDKQELRRDRQFDLNILSEEEYQKVFNFFASIIQVLGEQLKLRQQVIATATVYFKRFYARNSLKCIDPLLLAPTCVFLASKVEEFGVISNSRLITTCQTVIKNKFSYAYGQQEFPYRTNHILECEFYLLENLDCCLIVYQPYRPLLLFVQDIGQDDQLLTYAWRIVNDSLRTDVSLLYPPYQIAIGALQIACVMLGKDNLKPWFAELNVDMDKIQEIVRAIINLYEMWKSYDEKKEIQGLLSKMPKPKPAPQR from the exons ATGGCTGGAAATTTTTGGCAAAGCTCACATCATCAACAATGGATACTCGATAAGCAAGAGCTAAGGCGCGATCGCCAGtttgatttgaatattttatcagAAGAAGAATAccaaaaagtatttaatttttttgctagTATAATTCAAGTTTTAGGCGAACAACTTAAACTTCGTCAGCAAGTAATCGCAACTGCAACAGTTTACTTTAAAAGATTTTATGCAAGGAACTCTTTGAAGTGTATTGATCCACTTCTTTTGGCACCAACATGCGTATTTCTTGCATCTAAAGTTGAAGAATTTGGTGTTATATCCAATTCCAGATTAATAACAACCTGCCAGacagttataaaaaataagtttaGTTATGCTTATGGACAACAAGAGTTCCCGTACAGGACAAATCACATTCTGGAGtgtgaattttatttactaGAAAATTTAGATTGTTGTTTAATTGTATACCAACCATATAGACCATTACTACTTTTTGTCCAAGACATAGGACAAGATGATCAACTTCTGACATACGCTTGGAGAATAGTAAACGATTCCTTGAGAACAGATGTTAGTTTGTTGTACCCACCCTATCAG ATTGCAATTGGTGCCTTACAAATAGCATGTGTGATGCTTGGTAAAGACAATCTCAAACCTTGGTTTGCTGAGCTAAATGTTGACATGGATAAA ATCCAAGAAATTGTGAGAGCTATCATTAACCTTTATGAGATGTGGAAAAGTTatgatgaaaaaaaagaaatacaaggGCTATTGTCCAAGATGCCCAAACCAAAGCCAGCTCCCCAGAGATAG
- the LOC101741427 gene encoding lethal(2)neighbour of tid protein isoform X1: MGNSKTKLKEMFKKIFTWCYFKNLLLNPSQLLLVSLLIIVTELVLNILIVEKVPYTEIDWKAYMQECEGFLNGTLDYSKLRGDTGPLVYPAGFVYIYSFLYLITNQGENIKLAQYIFIGIYLLQLTLVFRIYLKAKKVPPYVLILVILTSYRIHSIYVLRLFNDPIAVLLLYVSLNFFLESKWFLGSLFYSLGVSVKMNILLYAPALFFFYLVNLGLKLTLVQLLICGSVQVLLGLPFLISNPVSYIKGSFDIGRVFNHTWTVNYRFLDSEIFENKFFHLSLLLIHVLLLVVFIPMCVKYFQSYCRLRYVQKQVQPQIDAKNHEKKKKLKMETKLKTGKKINEKEVITKEQEEFLTSFEAMLKKSSRKSVKQPVSKPTETSDYSIDFDILTQLFILPMFIVNFIGVVCARSLHYQFYSWYFHSLPYILWSNNFSTIFRFLLLALVEMCWNTYPSTIFSSVTLHICHVAILYGVYKKMSNELKTVAKLD; the protein is encoded by the coding sequence ATGGGAAATAGTAAGACAAAATTGAaagaaatgtttaaaaaaatcttcactTGGTGCTACTTCAAGAATTTGCTACTAAATCCATCGCAACTTTTATTGGTGTCGTTACTGATAATAGTGACCGAACTAGTGCTTAATATATTGATCGTGGAAAAGGTGCCGTACACTGAAATAGATTGGAAAGCTTATATGCAAGAATGTGAAGGATTTTTAAATGGTACTCTAGATTATAGCAAGCTTCGTGGTGACACTGGCCCGCTCGTGTACCCAGCAGGCTTTGTGTATATTTActcttttctttatttaatcaCAAATCAAggagaaaatataaaacttgctcaatatatatttataggtaTTTACTTATTACAATTAACTTTAGTTttcagaatttatttaaaagccaAAAAAGTGCCTCCATATGTTCTAATTTTAGTTATATTAACATCTTATAGAATACATTCTATTTATGTGCTGAGACTTTTTAATGATCCAATTGCAGTACTGTTGTTATATGTATCATTGAATTTCTTTTTAGAATCCAAATGGTTTTTAGGAAGCTTATTCTACAGCCTGGGTGTTTCTGTTAAAATGAATATACTTTTGTATGCTCCtgcattgtttttcttttatttagttaatttagGCTTAAAGCTAACTTTAGTTCAACTTTTGATCTGTGGTTCTGTGCAAGTTTTATTAGGTTTACCTTTTTTAATCAGCAATCCTGTTTCATATATAAAAGGTAGTTTTGACATTGGACGTGTCTTTAATCATACTTGGACAGTGAACTACAGATTTCTAGATagtgaaatatttgaaaataaattttttcatttgtctttgttattaaTACATGTTTTATTATTGGTTGTGTTTATACCTATGtgtgtaaaatattttcaaagctATTGTCGTCTTCGTTATGTTCAAAAACAAGTACAACCTCAGATAGATGCGAAAAAtcatgaaaagaaaaagaaattgaaaatggaaacaaaactaaaaacaggaaagaaaataaatgaaaaggaGGTAATCACAAAAGAACAAGAAGAATTCTTAACGTCATTTGAAgcaatgttaaaaaaatcttcaagaAAATCTGTAAAGCAACCAGTTAGCAAACCAACAGAAACAAGTGATTACAGTATAGACTTTGATATTTTAACTCAGTTGTTTATCCTTCCAatgtttattgtaaattttattggtGTTGTGTGTGCAAGAAGCCTACATTATCAGTTCTATTCATGGTATTTTCACAGTTTGCCATATATTCTTTGGTCCAATAATTTTTCAACTATTTTCAGATTCCTACTACTGGCTTTAGTTGAAATGTGTTGGAATACATATCCAAGTACAATATTCTCAAGTGTTACACTACACATTTGCCATGTGGCTATATTGTAtggtgtttataaaaaaatgtcaaatgaACTGAAAACTGTAGCAAAACTAGATTAA
- the LOC101741564 gene encoding uncharacterized protein LOC101741564: MGSLRVYFCDICILMLVGINYFLLAEVVPVSIAPFEDRKGNCSCGGFPTVTPDPGSLPLLSQTPSLVVKCDQEGDNTCKILCNALATATKAKGPEILCSRLKDVNELKLSAFYKTCDKPWSYANMTAEAPLCCENSQVKVCSSVVTLKSTVQPEAKTTI, translated from the exons ATGGGCTCCTTGAGGGTATATTTTTGCGACATTTGCATTCTCATGTTGGTCgggattaattattttctactaGCTGAAGTTGTACCAGTTAG TATCGCCCCATTCGAAGACCGGAAAGGCAACTGCTCTTGCGGAGGATTTCCGACTGTGACGCCAGATCCTGGAAGTCTGCCCCTACTTTCTCAAACACCAAGTCTGGTCGTCAAATGTGATCAAGAAGGAGACAATACATGCAAGATACTCTGCAATGCATTAGCAACAGCTACGAAAGCAAAAGGCCCTGAAATTCTCTGCAGCAGGCTTAAAGATGTCAACGAACTTAAG CTTTCAGCTTTTTACAAAACGTGCGACAAACCATGGAGTTACGCAAACATGACTGCCGAAGCCCCACTTTGCTGCGAAAATTCCCAAGTGAAAGTTTGTTCGTCGGTGGTAACACTAAAATCAACAGTGCAACCGGAAGCAAAGACTAccatataa